TAAACActaaacagaaaaagaaaagatgaaagaacATGCAAACCAAGATACAAACTATCCAGAAATGACAAAAGACCTGATGCAAAGGTAGAGGAGTGCAAAGCAGCATGATCCCATTCAAATAAAGTGCCCACCATCTGTGACTTAAACTGAAGTACTGAGCGTTcttcaaaatgcaaaaaatccTCTCTCCAAAAAGTCCACATCACACAAGACAGAATCGCACTCTGTATTTTCAACTAGTTCTTTTTAACAGGAAGACCAGCCCAACTTAGAAATAGGTTGGACACCCACCTAGGCATCACCCAATTCATGCCAAGAAGACAAAATGGTGAATCCCATAACACTCTAGCTACACTACAATGTAGAAATAGATGATCAACTGTCTACTCATCAGACTTACACATGCTACACCAGATGGGAATAACAAAACCTCGTTTCTGTAAGTTGTCAGTTGTTAATAGCCTGCCCTTCACTGTtacccacataaatatatatatatatatatcagagaAGATTTTACTCACCATACAATTCACCAAGGGAAAGACTGATCCCCTCCTATCCTCAAAGTTCTATACTAAGTTCTAATTGTGAAATACTGAGCCTTACATAAAATCCAAGTCATCCAATCCTCTTGAAACCAATGTATCTTAACCAAGTACAAGTTCTTCAAAAAGGAATCCAAGGATTACAACTCCTAATCATACACTGCTCGAATGAAGGATGGATTCCAATGAAGCAATCAGGAGGGTTGTTGGTGTCATGCCTATATAGTTCTAGAAGTGAGGGTCTAGACTATGCCATTTGAATTGTTTATTAGGATCATTATCATTGCAGTTGAGCATAGCTCCCCTTTATCTAGCTTATGGTTGTGTGTGAATTCCATATTATCAACCTCTTTTTCTTGTTGTGCctataaattttctaattcagtCTTCCTCCAtcttccaactttttttttttgataattaatcaAAGATTTATTGCATAAAAAAGACATCATGTTCACAATGGTGAACACTTTGTAACTGATACAAGCAACTCGATAAGAGATACGAACAAAAAGGAGAAAATCAGAAATGGAAATACATTATGTAAAACCCCAAATTCTAGCCTACTAAAATAAAGTCCCAACTAGTATAAGCTTCAAAAGTTTTGCAGTTCTCACAATATCTTCAAAAGTTCGATTATTCCGTTCCCGCCAAATTAAACACATAAGACAAGCTAGAACCATATTCCAAATATTAGAAGAATGCTTCCCcagccaattccaccaaccaaaaagaAGAGAGGCTATTCTCTTCGGCATCACCCACTAGATCCCAAATATCAAAAGAACTTCACTCCACAAAACATAAGCAAACTTACAATGGAGTAGAAGGTGATTTGCAGTTTCCTCATCACAGCGGTACATGCAACACCAATTAACTAGAGGTAGACGTCtttgaacaaaattatcaaTGGTAAGAATACTACTCCTAGCTGTtgtccataaaaagaaagaaaccctTTTAGGTACCTTTATACTCCAAATGCTCTTCCAAGGGAAAGAGATAGAAGAAGAACCATCCAGAACagtcaaaaaattataataagaatgAACATCAAAAACACCAGATTGATACAACTTCCAAGTCAATGTATCATTTCCCTCGCCCCTTGGCATATTGGAGTAAAGATGCTCAAACAAAGAACATACTCCCTCTATCTCCTTGTCAAGAAAAGCTCGACGGAATTGTAAATTCCAACGCCTATTACCCCCTTCTAAAGTAGAAACAACCAAATCAAAAATCCAAGCTTCTTTAGACACAAAGTAAGCAAAAAGATTCGGATAGATATCCTTTAGAGGTACAGGCCCACTCCAAGGGTTGTATCAAAAACGAATACAATGGGCTTCCCCCACAACGTACTCCACCTATCTAAAGAAACTCTCATCTCCTACTCTAATATTCTTCCAAATTCCACAATCATGAGTCCCTCGAACATCCCTAGTACACCAGCCCCCACTACCCACTCCGTATTTGGTTGCTATAACCTGATGCCATAACCTGTGAACTTCCTTCCCAAAGTGCCATAACCACTTACCAAGCTCCATCTTCCACCTACACaaccttctttctctctctctctaattatttgtttattacaaTTTTGAGGACTTGAAGACCTACTAAACCAGAGTagtaaaatttcaattaaaggtcaggtggaaagaaaattaatgaGGAGCACATTTGCATGCAAAGCAAAGCACTGTTGAATAGATTCATTCCCAACACAGATGAACAATTTTTAagtaacaaaatcaaaaaaattaattaataaaattttgattttgagtaagtaaataaaaagaatcaaaagagaataaataaacCCTTAACTGTTCATTGCCACGAGGACCTCCAGAACAAGATGCCAAAACCTCCTCACTGAAAATTTGAGAAGCAGCACCACGAGTAATAGACTGCAGATGGTTGAAACAAGGTGAACACTATGATAAAAATTGACAAGATAATAGTTCAATAGTAAGTTTCAAGGTGCTGAAATATTAAATAAGTGACAGTAAAGCAACTGCAGACTGTAACTTCCAATGACAGTTCTCAaggatcaattttttttttataagtcaagggtaaaaaaattggacaaaatGATGTCAGAAATGTTTAAAATGTAAACCCTTTTGACCTAGATATCAGTCTTCCAATTTTTGTTGGTTAAATTAGAACCCAGAGCTAACCCCACCTCGACTGTTTACCACCTATTCATAACAAATTAGTCTATTGTCATAAGAGTTGCAGTTCATATGATTTTCCTTTTGTTATTCCCATTTGCCATGGTCTGGGAATATACAGAACACATCATGGGGGAAAATTTAGACagaatatataaaatcaatAAGTTATATGAAGAATGGCATACATGAAGAATATTGGATATTTCCTTCGTTATTGATTCCACATTTGATTCAGATAACCTGTTCAGAAGACCTGGAACAAAGGTATAAAGATCAgaaatttagagagaaaatagaaactGAGCTTAATAAACTTAGGAAGCATAGATTTCATACCACGTACACGTCTACGTGTTTGGATATGCTCTTCTGACTCATTTCCTGCACGGGTTCTCAAATGAGGAGCAATATATTTTCCATTGCCCTTCCCTGCAGGTGCATTAGCGGGAACTTCTTTGGCAGCAAAAGACTGGATCGGCTTGGATGTAACAACAGCTGTATCAACCACCATGTCACCTTCTTGTTCTTGCTCCGACAACTTTCTTTTCTTACGCTTCTTCCTTGAAGAAGCCACATCCTCATTGGGAACTTCTTCCAAAATGTGTACGTCACATGTTTCCACTGGTTCAGAAGAAGTTTCAACACTAGAGTGATCTTCTTGATTCAATGAAAtgctcttattcttcttcttcttctgtttcttaGTTTCAGATCTCTTTCCGAAATACTGTTGGagttgttcttcttcttcttcttcttccccagAAGAATCGAACAAGAAATTGATACCATCATCCTCTCCCCTTAATTTTCCACCATCCTTGACCTTGAGTTTCTTGGCAAGTTTCCTTTCCATTTCCAAGTCCTCTTCTGCTAATAAATGAGTAGAATTGTGCATGCCCATTTCAAGATACTCCTCAAACTTAgtcttttttttcaatattcCTTTAgaccccttttttcttttcagcagCGGCTTATCCTCCTCCTCAACTTCAACTTCCTTTGGCAGGATGTTAGAAttagatttcttcttctccaAACTCTGACTCCCACTCTCAGACTCAGAGTTTCCATTTGGTGCcaaaaattctttcttttttacattcttCTTAATCTTACCAGAAGATTTATTCACATTTTTGGACATTTTCTTAAGCTTTAGAGCTTtctataagaacaaaaaataaaaacaaaaaaatgaataaataaatttaatctgAGTCCATaactataaaaacaaaacaatatatatagatatagttAGACCTGATGTTGGAGGCGAGCTTCATGTATCTGAGCTTTCTTTTCCAACCGAGCTTCTTTGCGGATTTGTCGCCGTGATCTCTCTTCTGATTTGGTCACtgcaaaataattattatttatttaatttccaAGTTCGAACGCATAAAGGATATTGGTCACTCACCCATTATTCTCTCCCTCCCTCCTAACACATAAAGAAAAAGCTTTCCAAAATTCAACAAACACAAGAAGAATCAAATATCATAGTAAACATGTTAGTATGTTACACACAAAAATACATTGATTTGAGAGTGTGATTGattgaaataataaaagattGTCTCTAAAAAAGAAGTTCAGATTActaatgaaaagaaaacaaagaaaagggcAAATAGTTACATACTGGATTGCAATGGGAGAGTCGAGTCGAGTCGCGGCGGACAGCACAACTGCTACGGAGTTGGAGTTGGAGTTGGAGTTGTAGGCTCTACAAACTCTTCTGACAAAAAGGAGAGTGGAAACAGTGAAAGAaatgcgagagagagagagagagagagagagagagaaggagagaggtGGCCGggtaacaaattaattagccttggATTAGGAGTAGGGATGGCCATGGATCGGGTATGGATCGGGTATACCCATACCCGACCCGAAAATTTTACCCATGGATACCCGATTATCAATACCCGATAATATCCATACCCGAATCTTACCCGAACATATTATCCatggatatccataccctacccgaacccgaaacccatttaattttttttttttattcaaaacattataacataaaaactaaccaatcttaaaaaagaaaaaactaatcaataaaaaaaatgtgataaatgGAAACCAAGAAAGTTTCATTTATATATCATAATAGAGTCATACCATATCTAAACTTTCATAACACATTCATATATCAAAACATAAAGATtgcaaataagaaaagaaagcgtAAGAAGTTTATAACTTTGAGTTGACAAATAGCTCCTTCATTGTATCATCATGTTCACTGACAACCATATACACTGACAACCATGGTCCCAAAGAGAAGACCAAGGATTTGAAGATCAATTGCATCATATTCAGTCCTCCCAACTGGTAGAAAAGGAACAGCTGGGAAAACTGCCAATACCCAGAAGATTGCAAAAGCAATTGAGCCTAGAACCACTTTTACAGAAGAAGCCAAGGCCATTTTTGCTGCTCAGCAAGAGAAAATCTTGTTGTTATACTATTCCAAGGGCTCTATGTTAATGAAATTCCCTAGCTGTCCAAAATTATAAATCAACATACAAGAATTTCACTTAGCATGTCCAACACTCCAACCAAACAGCAGAGACACTTCTTCAATCCTTCGAAGGAGTTCTAAACATGTTGGAAGCACAAAGACCACACAACCGACACATTTTCAGCTAGTTTATAATTTTGAATAAGAAACTGGACCATCAAATGCTAGAGAGACAAAATTGACATTAGTAAGACATAGTTTCCAAAAACCAATGTCTTTAAGCCCCATGAAAAAGCAACTATCCTAAATCTTCATGGAAAACAGCAAAATTCataagaaaaattatcttaCAACTCTCCGGAGAATAGGCTCCAATGATGAACAAAGTTTC
The sequence above is drawn from the Quercus robur chromosome 7, dhQueRobu3.1, whole genome shotgun sequence genome and encodes:
- the LOC126692741 gene encoding uncharacterized protein LOC126692741 isoform X3, whose protein sequence is MTKSEERSRRQIRKEARLEKKAQIHEARLQHQKALKLKKMSKNVNKSSGKIKKNVKKKEFLAPNGNSESESGSQSLEKKKSNSNILPKEVEVEEEDKPLLKRKKGSKGILKKKTKFEEYLEMGMHNSTHLLAEEDLEMERKLAKKLKVKDGGKLRGEDDGINFLFDSSGEEEEEEEQLQQYFGKRSETKKQKKKKNKSISLNQEDHSSVETSSEPVETCDVHILEEVPNEDVASSRKKRKKRKLSEQEQEGDMVVDTAVVTSKPIQSFAAKEVPANAPAGKGNGKYIAPHLRTRAGNESEEHIQTRRRVRGLLNRLSESNVESITKEISNILHSITRGAASQIFSEEVLASCSGGPRGNEQYAAVFGAFVAGMACLFGNEFSAKLMASLAKCFEDEYHKEDNLSLRNITLLLSYLYIFGVCSSDLIYDFLLTLSKRLTEIDVSVILTTLQCCGMKIRADDPAAMKNFILNVQNRVNELKVSSGDGQENIISKRMEFMLETICDIKNNKKRVKEDPAHHTRIKKWLQKLRVEGILIRGLKWSKLLDPEKKGQWWLSGDMASTMDNVAEIASTIDKEVLEAQKMLQLAAAQRMNTEVRRQIFCIIMSGEDYIDAFEKLLSLDLQGKLDREIMRVLVYCCLQEEKTFNKYYTVLASKLCRHDKNHKFTLQF